The Bacillota bacterium genome includes a window with the following:
- a CDS encoding sulfite exporter TauE/SafE family protein: MGGEIPVGVEAVKAVALTPKMALELAVIGLLGGTLSGFLGSGGAFIMTPAMMSLGIPGIMAVAANITHKFGKAIQGAKKHSEFGNVDKKMGLVMFLALFLGVKLAVMANTGIAESMGAAGSNLYISAFFVVVLTALTLFMAKDILRHKKGIVDDGSGGGIAEKIRNLNLPPIMNFPIAKTKVSLWIALFVGLATGFLAGTIGVGGFIGVPAMIYLLGCSTYVAAGTELFLAIFSGAQGAYLYAMGGFTDIRIALLLYVGSMIGIQLGAIGTRIVRGYQIKLVMTSIIAMVVVSRGIMIPSYLTDLGYMSISEGTAGTLNMLSNVALFGSGIIGVMIIFFWMIQALRRADKGVTAEEKQGDAVSSH; the protein is encoded by the coding sequence ATGGGCGGAGAAATTCCGGTTGGAGTAGAAGCTGTAAAGGCAGTGGCTCTAACGCCCAAGATGGCATTAGAACTAGCGGTAATTGGACTGCTGGGGGGTACGCTCAGCGGCTTTCTGGGCAGCGGCGGAGCTTTCATCATGACCCCGGCCATGATGAGCCTGGGGATTCCCGGGATCATGGCTGTAGCAGCAAACATTACTCATAAGTTTGGTAAGGCCATACAGGGGGCGAAAAAACACAGCGAGTTCGGTAATGTGGATAAAAAGATGGGATTGGTAATGTTTCTGGCTCTATTCCTTGGGGTTAAGCTGGCGGTCATGGCCAATACAGGTATAGCCGAATCCATGGGCGCGGCTGGTTCAAACCTTTATATCAGTGCTTTCTTTGTAGTGGTGTTGACTGCCCTGACACTCTTTATGGCCAAGGATATACTGCGTCATAAAAAGGGAATTGTTGACGACGGCTCGGGGGGAGGAATTGCCGAAAAGATAAGGAACCTTAATTTACCCCCAATAATGAATTTCCCTATAGCCAAAACAAAGGTTTCTTTGTGGATAGCTCTTTTTGTGGGCCTGGCAACCGGTTTTTTGGCAGGAACAATTGGGGTTGGTGGTTTTATAGGTGTTCCGGCTATGATATACTTATTAGGATGTTCCACATACGTAGCTGCCGGAACAGAATTATTTTTGGCTATCTTTTCCGGAGCCCAGGGAGCTTATTTATATGCTATGGGAGGCTTCACTGACATCAGGATAGCCCTACTGCTTTATGTTGGATCAATGATTGGTATCCAGCTGGGAGCTATAGGAACACGCATAGTTAGGGGGTACCAAATTAAGCTGGTCATGACTTCCATTATTGCCATGGTGGTTGTCAGCCGGGGGATAATGATTCCCAGTTATCTTACTGACCTAGGTTATATGAGCATTAGCGAGGGCACAGCAGGTACTTTAAATATGCTAAGTAACGTAGCTTTATTTGGCAGTGGAATTATTGGAGTCATGATCATCTTTTTCTGGATGATCCAGGCCCTGCGCCGTGCAGATAAGGGCGTAACGGCGGAGGAAAAACAAGGAGATGCTGTATCCTCTCATTAA
- the atoS gene encoding two-component system sensor histidine kinase AtoS, giving the protein MSNISFGNRLFLFTVILLILPILLTGYMLHIIGNSELSLVKEQKAKLNHAAYLFEQQLGGSLDGYLAREGVLQKSKEEQMQAIHQRVSKIVKTLNKDYPELHIGIYHKRLDVFFDGSGRFSENFSRRRKGAFSEVLSTGKSYANNLGGDEKAWVEVYKPFSPNGEVEGVIRSAENLGETGYYGKRESVANTVYAIIVVTIMLGLGGSLMMFRQFVNQVQSVTEGVQSLKNDLGYTVPKAPGELGEIVDSVNDLARKILELNIYNDTMLATIEDALLVVDVNGNVVIANCAAQKLFELPGENKGLPYNDVLPKNSPFINLLDETLEKETQYADLNVSWASSNGVLELIVSTDTLKNGTSTIGAVILCRDITEHKKLEEQVHRQERLASLGKLVAGVAHEIRNPLTSISCYIQHWQDNKNPSAKALATMSREVARLDGIVNQLLYFTKPAEAKFSYHDINLVINGVLGFIMETYQGKYNVVKTLDHSLPPAWIDREQIERVFSNILFNSLQAMPQGGTIKVGTYRSNNFIGIDITDTGCGIAQEHMVHLFDPFYSARPKGTGLGLAIAHEIISAHGGHIEVDSEIGKGTTFSLYVKAGEVE; this is encoded by the coding sequence ATGTCCAATATAAGCTTCGGAAACAGGCTGTTTCTATTTACAGTAATACTGTTAATTTTACCAATCCTTTTAACTGGATATATGCTGCATATTATTGGAAACAGTGAGCTTTCGCTGGTTAAAGAACAGAAAGCAAAGTTAAACCATGCCGCCTACCTGTTCGAACAGCAATTAGGGGGTAGTTTGGACGGTTACCTGGCCCGAGAAGGAGTACTGCAAAAGAGTAAAGAGGAACAAATGCAAGCCATCCACCAACGCGTGTCCAAAATCGTTAAAACTTTAAATAAGGATTACCCCGAACTGCATATTGGTATCTATCACAAAAGGCTGGACGTATTTTTTGATGGTTCAGGCCGTTTTTCCGAGAACTTTTCCCGTCGTCGAAAAGGAGCTTTTTCCGAAGTCCTTTCCACTGGAAAGTCCTATGCAAACAATTTAGGGGGCGATGAGAAGGCCTGGGTTGAAGTTTACAAACCCTTTTCTCCTAATGGTGAGGTTGAAGGTGTGATCCGAAGTGCTGAAAACCTTGGAGAAACGGGTTATTACGGTAAGCGTGAAAGTGTGGCCAACACTGTCTATGCCATAATTGTGGTCACAATAATGCTGGGTTTAGGTGGCTCACTTATGATGTTCAGGCAGTTTGTTAATCAAGTGCAAAGCGTTACAGAAGGGGTTCAAAGCCTGAAAAATGATTTGGGATATACTGTACCCAAGGCTCCCGGTGAACTGGGCGAAATTGTTGATTCCGTTAATGACCTTGCCAGAAAGATACTGGAATTAAATATTTATAATGATACAATGCTCGCCACAATTGAAGACGCGCTTTTAGTGGTTGATGTCAACGGTAATGTTGTTATAGCCAATTGTGCAGCCCAAAAATTATTCGAGTTGCCCGGTGAAAATAAAGGTCTTCCATATAACGACGTCTTGCCGAAAAATTCTCCTTTTATTAATCTTTTGGATGAAACTTTAGAAAAGGAAACCCAGTATGCCGACTTAAATGTTAGCTGGGCTTCATCAAATGGTGTTTTGGAACTAATCGTGAGTACTGATACTCTTAAAAACGGCACCAGCACCATAGGAGCAGTTATACTCTGCCGGGACATAACCGAGCATAAAAAATTAGAAGAGCAGGTACATCGACAGGAAAGGTTAGCATCACTGGGAAAACTGGTAGCCGGAGTAGCCCACGAAATTCGTAATCCATTGACCTCTATAAGCTGTTATATACAGCACTGGCAAGACAATAAGAACCCTTCTGCAAAGGCTCTGGCCACCATGAGCAGGGAAGTGGCCAGATTGGATGGGATTGTTAATCAACTTTTATACTTCACCAAACCTGCGGAGGCAAAATTTAGTTATCATGACATAAACCTGGTCATTAACGGAGTGTTAGGATTTATAATGGAGACATACCAGGGGAAATATAATGTAGTAAAAACCCTGGATCATTCGCTTCCCCCTGCCTGGATCGACCGGGAACAGATAGAAAGAGTATTTTCCAATATTCTATTTAACTCCCTACAGGCCATGCCTCAGGGCGGTACAATAAAAGTGGGGACATACAGATCAAACAACTTCATCGGCATTGATATAACGGATACTGGCTGTGGGATAGCTCAGGAGCACATGGTTCACTTGTTCGATCCTTTTTACTCAGCTCGCCCTAAAGGTACGGGACTGGGGCTGGCCATTGCCCACGAGATAATTTCTGCCCATGGCGGACACATTGAAGTGGACAGTGAAATAGGTAAAGGAACTACCTTTTCATTGTACGTAAAGGCCGGGGAGGTAGAATAA
- a CDS encoding sigma-54-dependent Fis family transcriptional regulator, producing the protein MQAKTVLVVDDEVSVQETLQDILEDNGYRVELASNGEEGLYKIESIRPDVVLLDLRMQDMDGIEVLQVLNKQEINVPVILITAYGNTSNTISAMKLGAFDYITKPLKLDNLLAKVEKAADTTEMSLEVKEEANNHDADSDSMIGMSPIMQDVYKTIGRVADSTATVMIRGDSGTGKELVARAIHYNSDRHNSSFIKINCASIPENLLESELFGHEKGAFTGATTRKPGKFELAHKGTLFLDEIGEMAPATQAKVLRVLQEMEFERVGGTEPIKVDVRIIAATNKDLEESIRQGEFREDLFYRLNVVEIKVPPLRERKEDIPQLVEHICRQYSKKYNKPVTGMSPDALEVLKRYDWPGNIRELKNVCERSILMSGGPVITVDDLPVNLYSRRGPYKAGPEASLKEIVAEVEREVILKVLEEHNWNRSAAAQALKMNRSSFYIKLKDLEIID; encoded by the coding sequence ATGCAGGCCAAAACAGTGTTAGTGGTGGATGACGAGGTCAGCGTGCAAGAAACCTTGCAGGATATTCTCGAAGATAACGGATACCGGGTAGAACTGGCCTCTAACGGTGAGGAAGGGCTGTATAAGATAGAATCAATAAGGCCGGATGTTGTGCTGCTGGATCTACGTATGCAGGATATGGATGGAATTGAGGTCTTACAAGTACTAAACAAGCAAGAAATAAATGTTCCGGTTATTTTAATAACAGCTTACGGCAATACATCTAACACCATAAGCGCTATGAAATTAGGCGCGTTTGATTACATTACAAAGCCCTTAAAGCTGGATAACCTCCTGGCCAAAGTGGAAAAAGCCGCAGATACCACCGAGATGTCCCTGGAAGTTAAAGAGGAAGCAAATAATCATGATGCGGATTCAGATAGTATGATCGGTATGTCTCCCATCATGCAGGATGTATATAAAACCATCGGGAGAGTAGCAGACAGCACGGCCACAGTAATGATTCGGGGCGATAGCGGAACCGGCAAGGAACTGGTAGCCAGGGCTATCCATTACAATAGTGACCGGCATAATTCATCCTTTATTAAAATAAATTGTGCCTCTATTCCGGAAAACTTACTGGAAAGCGAACTTTTCGGCCATGAGAAAGGTGCTTTTACCGGCGCCACCACCAGGAAGCCCGGCAAGTTTGAACTGGCCCACAAAGGGACTCTGTTTTTAGACGAAATCGGCGAAATGGCTCCTGCCACCCAGGCCAAGGTGTTGCGTGTACTACAAGAAATGGAGTTTGAGCGAGTAGGCGGAACCGAGCCGATCAAAGTGGATGTCCGTATAATTGCAGCTACCAATAAGGATTTGGAAGAGTCAATAAGGCAGGGAGAGTTCAGGGAAGACCTCTTTTATCGATTAAATGTGGTGGAAATTAAGGTGCCCCCGTTGCGGGAGAGGAAAGAAGATATTCCGCAGTTGGTAGAACACATATGCCGCCAGTACAGTAAAAAGTACAACAAACCCGTTACCGGAATGTCCCCGGATGCTCTCGAAGTGCTTAAAAGATACGATTGGCCGGGTAATATACGGGAATTAAAAAATGTGTGTGAGAGGAGTATTTTGATGTCGGGCGGCCCCGTAATTACGGTGGATGACTTGCCAGTAAACCTATACAGCCGAAGAGGACCATATAAGGCCGGGCCTGAGGCTTCTCTCAAAGAAATTGTGGCCGAAGTTGAACGAGAAGTCATATTAAAGGTGCTGGAAGAGCATAATTGGAACCGTTCAGCAGCCGCACAGGCATTAAAGATGAATAGAAGTTCTTTTTATATAAAATTAAAAGACTTAGAAATAATTGATTAA
- a CDS encoding flavin reductase family protein: MKKSLGAKTLVYPTPVFIVGTYNEEGKPNVMTAAWGGICCSSPPCVSVALRKATHTYGNMVAKKCFTVSIPSEKYAREADYFGTVSGRNEDKFLITGLTPVKSDVVDAPYVQEFPLNLECRIIQSVEIGLHTQFIGEIVDVKIDVSLAEEGEGPLIEKIKPLLYAPDSRNYYGVGEEIGLAFSIGKDFK; the protein is encoded by the coding sequence ATGAAGAAAAGTTTAGGAGCTAAAACATTGGTTTACCCGACGCCGGTTTTTATCGTCGGGACATATAATGAAGAAGGTAAGCCGAATGTCATGACGGCGGCGTGGGGAGGGATCTGCTGTTCATCGCCTCCCTGTGTTTCCGTTGCCTTGCGCAAAGCCACACATACCTACGGTAACATGGTGGCCAAGAAGTGCTTTACGGTGAGCATCCCTTCTGAAAAATATGCCCGGGAGGCTGATTATTTCGGCACAGTCTCTGGCCGTAATGAAGACAAATTTTTAATAACCGGGCTGACACCGGTAAAAAGTGATGTTGTTGATGCCCCTTATGTACAAGAATTTCCGTTAAACTTGGAATGCAGGATCATCCAGTCGGTTGAGATTGGGCTGCATACTCAGTTTATCGGTGAAATTGTAGATGTAAAAATTGATGTATCTCTGGCGGAAGAAGGCGAGGGTCCGCTTATAGAAAAAATAAAACCCCTTCTATATGCTCCCGACAGCAGAAATTACTATGGCGTGGGTGAGGAAATAGGGCTGGCGTTTTCTATAGGAAAAGATTTTAAGTGA
- a CDS encoding NAD(P)H-dependent oxidoreductase: protein MKIVSLIGSNRGEKSTSQSLVNYLTQQLSSGEMPVPSYYARRMYHRPREQDVFFQELAACELLILSAPVYVDLLSAPLIQVLEMARDKIGRNGLEGTKMLAIIHSGYPEPQQRRPSLEMCRCFAREMGIEWCGGLSFGGTSPISGQNLEAAGGMTKGIRSSLDRSAEKISEGSLTGVETLTLEDRSTIPMPPWLVKLIMNALTRKNAKKSGIKDLAVRPYGIKGK, encoded by the coding sequence ATGAAAATAGTATCATTAATTGGAAGTAACCGGGGGGAAAAGAGTACCTCCCAGTCCCTGGTGAACTACCTTACTCAGCAGTTGTCTTCCGGGGAAATGCCGGTTCCAAGTTATTATGCCCGCCGCATGTATCACCGACCCCGGGAGCAGGATGTCTTTTTTCAAGAGCTGGCGGCATGTGAGCTTTTGATCTTATCTGCTCCGGTTTACGTGGATCTTCTTTCCGCCCCTTTAATTCAGGTATTGGAAATGGCCCGAGACAAGATAGGCCGAAATGGTTTGGAGGGAACAAAGATGTTAGCCATTATCCACTCTGGTTACCCGGAACCCCAGCAGCGAAGGCCCAGTCTGGAGATGTGCCGGTGTTTTGCCCGGGAAATGGGGATTGAGTGGTGTGGGGGCTTGAGTTTTGGCGGCACTTCCCCAATTAGCGGCCAGAATTTGGAGGCCGCGGGGGGGATGACCAAGGGAATTCGTTCCTCACTGGACCGGTCGGCGGAAAAGATTTCGGAGGGTAGTCTGACGGGGGTAGAAACCCTAACTTTGGAAGACCGGTCTACCATTCCCATGCCCCCCTGGCTGGTAAAACTAATAATGAACGCTTTGACCCGGAAAAATGCCAAAAAGAGTGGTATTAAGGACTTAGCGGTCAGGCCCTACGGGATAAAAGGAAAATAA
- a CDS encoding flavodoxin family protein encodes MKALILNAFPEQKNPGAEKILESELKKKGWRYDVFALGNMDIKPCASCGGCATRSPGLCTQKDGMEKILAGWVQSQLVVFLTPISFGGYHSELKKVIDRLLPLNTPFFTVHQGELHHQNRYEPMPFLMTIGILGEENAQEREAFKYLTERNAVNFLLDRYATVIITESDEPGELKKRIERGLEEAGK; translated from the coding sequence ATGAAAGCGTTGATCCTAAATGCATTTCCTGAACAAAAGAATCCGGGAGCGGAAAAGATATTGGAATCTGAATTAAAAAAGAAAGGTTGGCGGTATGATGTTTTTGCCCTGGGGAATATGGACATCAAGCCTTGTGCCAGTTGTGGGGGTTGTGCCACCAGGTCTCCGGGACTGTGCACCCAGAAGGATGGAATGGAAAAGATACTGGCCGGTTGGGTACAGAGCCAACTGGTAGTTTTTCTTACTCCCATTAGTTTTGGAGGCTATCATTCGGAACTAAAAAAGGTGATAGATCGGCTGTTGCCCCTAAATACACCTTTCTTTACTGTGCACCAGGGAGAACTCCATCATCAGAACCGGTATGAGCCTATGCCATTTTTAATGACCATTGGTATCCTCGGGGAAGAAAATGCTCAAGAACGGGAAGCCTTTAAATACCTTACGGAGAGGAATGCCGTAAATTTTCTTTTAGACCGGTACGCAACCGTAATTATTACCGAAAGTGATGAGCCCGGAGAGTTAAAAAAACGGATTGAGCGGGGATTAGAGGAGGCGGGCAAATGA
- the recQ gene encoding DNA helicase RecQ: MLEKARKLLKKYYGYSSFREGQEKIMLSILNGCDTLGIMPTGGGKSLCYQIPALIFPGTTVVISPLISLMKDQVDALNNLGIPATFINSSLGYREVEARMHDVSRGRYKLLYIAPERLEADSFRELINPLHISLLAVDEAHCVSQWGHDFRPSYLAIAGLIAGFSSRPAVAAFTATATKEVKKDIGRHLAFHKPFIHVTGFDRPNLSFSVIRGENRRNFIFQFLSRNKGEPGIIYAATRKEVDNLCEFLQAKGFAAGKYHAGLSDGARTKVQEAFIYDEIQVIVATNAFGMGIDKSNVRFVIHHNMPKNMESYYQEAGRAGRDGEPGECILLFSPQDIQVQKYLIELNESTSERRARDYRKLQSVVDYCYTTHCLRHYILAYFGEESMPDACSNCSNCSDDSELMDITVEAQKIFSCIWRMQQRFGLSLVAGVLKGSRNKKVLQLGFDSLSTYGLLQDYSLNEIKDLINILIAEGYIMVTESQYPVLKLRQKAGPVLKGQAPVYRKVIREEEKAPDNELFEMLRRLRKDIAQQEGLPPYMVFTDVTLREMSESCPANEQDLMAITGVGEVKLQRYGSLFLAEIQQHLQEKGEVADSVENARHSGTKDFMGGTEQQQDGNMPVSQARELAMSIGETGSQKEILPELFWHPDYEVRRRACSAACKLREVSIVEEIAPCLHAPEPQIRQYALKAVLETACCSVAIHVRNVLEKEDKEYNIQLCKRILDKC; encoded by the coding sequence ATGCTGGAAAAAGCCAGAAAGCTGTTAAAAAAGTATTATGGATATTCTTCCTTTCGGGAAGGGCAAGAAAAAATTATGCTTAGTATTTTAAATGGTTGTGATACACTGGGCATTATGCCCACAGGTGGAGGAAAATCACTTTGTTATCAAATTCCGGCACTGATTTTTCCGGGCACAACTGTGGTCATCTCTCCGTTGATTTCTCTAATGAAGGATCAGGTTGATGCCCTCAATAACCTTGGTATACCGGCTACTTTTATAAACAGCTCGCTTGGATACCGCGAAGTTGAGGCCCGAATGCACGATGTGTCCCGTGGCAGGTATAAGCTTTTGTACATAGCACCTGAACGATTAGAAGCTGATTCCTTCCGGGAACTTATCAATCCCCTGCATATTTCACTGTTGGCTGTGGACGAGGCCCACTGCGTTTCCCAGTGGGGCCATGATTTTAGGCCCAGCTACTTGGCCATTGCCGGGCTGATTGCCGGTTTTTCATCCCGGCCGGCGGTGGCTGCATTTACTGCCACCGCTACTAAAGAAGTAAAGAAGGACATAGGCCGGCACCTTGCATTTCACAAGCCTTTTATACACGTCACTGGTTTTGACCGTCCCAATTTATCTTTCTCGGTTATACGCGGCGAGAATAGAAGAAATTTTATATTTCAATTCCTGAGTCGAAATAAAGGTGAGCCCGGGATTATTTATGCAGCCACGCGTAAAGAGGTGGATAATCTTTGTGAATTTTTACAGGCTAAAGGTTTTGCGGCTGGGAAATATCATGCCGGATTGAGTGATGGTGCTCGTACTAAGGTACAAGAGGCGTTTATCTACGATGAGATACAGGTTATTGTGGCCACCAATGCATTTGGCATGGGTATAGACAAATCCAACGTGCGTTTTGTAATTCATCATAATATGCCGAAAAATATGGAAAGCTATTACCAGGAAGCCGGCCGGGCGGGCCGGGATGGTGAGCCCGGTGAGTGCATTCTCCTCTTCAGCCCGCAAGATATTCAGGTGCAAAAATATTTGATTGAGCTTAATGAGTCAACTTCGGAGCGCAGAGCGCGTGATTACCGCAAGCTGCAATCCGTGGTGGACTATTGCTATACTACACATTGTTTGCGCCACTACATCCTTGCCTATTTTGGTGAAGAAAGTATGCCGGATGCTTGCAGTAACTGTAGTAATTGCAGCGATGATAGTGAGCTTATGGATATAACAGTTGAAGCACAAAAAATTTTTTCCTGTATATGGCGTATGCAGCAGCGCTTTGGTCTATCGCTGGTGGCCGGGGTTTTAAAAGGATCTCGCAATAAAAAGGTGCTTCAGTTGGGATTTGACAGCCTGTCGACCTATGGGCTTCTACAGGATTATTCATTGAATGAAATTAAGGACTTAATTAACATATTAATTGCCGAGGGATATATCATGGTTACTGAAAGCCAGTACCCTGTGCTTAAGTTGCGGCAAAAAGCCGGCCCGGTGCTCAAAGGACAGGCCCCTGTTTACCGGAAAGTGATACGGGAAGAGGAAAAGGCGCCGGACAATGAACTTTTCGAGATGCTGCGTCGGTTACGTAAGGATATTGCCCAGCAGGAAGGCCTACCGCCTTACATGGTGTTTACCGATGTCACTCTGCGGGAGATGAGCGAAAGCTGTCCTGCCAACGAGCAAGACCTGATGGCTATAACCGGGGTGGGAGAGGTTAAACTTCAGCGTTATGGATCATTGTTCCTGGCTGAGATTCAGCAGCACCTGCAGGAAAAGGGTGAAGTTGCCGACAGTGTGGAAAATGCCCGGCATTCAGGCACAAAGGACTTTATGGGTGGGACAGAGCAACAACAAGATGGTAATATGCCGGTTTCTCAGGCTCGAGAGCTGGCCATGTCCATAGGTGAGACCGGCAGTCAGAAGGAAATTTTACCGGAATTATTTTGGCACCCGGATTATGAAGTGCGTAGGAGGGCCTGCTCGGCGGCATGTAAATTAAGGGAGGTTTCTATCGTTGAGGAAATCGCCCCTTGCTTGCATGCACCAGAACCCCAGATAAGGCAGTATGCATTGAAAGCCGTTCTGGAAACCGCATGTTGCTCTGTGGCAATTCATGTGCGAAATGTGTTGGAGAAAGAGGATAAGGAATACAATATTCAATTGTGCAAGCGTATTTTAGATAAGTGTTAA
- a CDS encoding outer membrane lipoprotein carrier protein LolA, giving the protein MKRSLSWWLVAFLIFTCVSLAACGGGTKESGSNPQGEEDAAVESSGNEGDTVSLGALFAKSENVEGMTYDFTLQSKEQEMSGKFWMQGDKFKFESMMEGQKVITIFDGSTVYNCIPDQNMAVKVSMDAISQPETPLEKAKNFEEGNAKLLETTVYDGVKCKVVSVSAPDGQEEAKMWVREDYGIPVKVEVTEADGSKTVMEYKNLEIGPPPAGTFELPAGIEVMDMSNMIEQMPDMSQLPGN; this is encoded by the coding sequence GTGAAAAGATCATTAAGTTGGTGGCTGGTTGCTTTCTTAATTTTTACCTGCGTGAGCCTTGCTGCCTGTGGAGGAGGAACAAAAGAAAGCGGCAGTAACCCTCAAGGTGAAGAAGATGCCGCAGTGGAGAGCTCCGGCAATGAAGGCGATACGGTATCCCTAGGAGCCTTGTTTGCGAAAAGCGAGAATGTTGAAGGTATGACTTATGATTTTACACTTCAATCCAAAGAACAAGAAATGAGCGGCAAGTTTTGGATGCAGGGAGACAAGTTTAAATTTGAGTCAATGATGGAAGGACAAAAGGTAATTACCATTTTTGACGGTAGTACGGTTTATAACTGTATACCGGATCAGAACATGGCAGTTAAGGTTTCCATGGATGCCATCTCACAGCCGGAAACTCCTCTAGAAAAAGCTAAGAACTTTGAAGAAGGGAACGCCAAATTACTGGAAACCACCGTTTATGACGGTGTAAAGTGCAAAGTTGTTTCGGTTTCCGCCCCTGATGGTCAAGAAGAAGCGAAAATGTGGGTGCGTGAAGACTATGGTATTCCTGTAAAGGTGGAAGTTACAGAAGCCGATGGTAGTAAAACAGTGATGGAATATAAAAACCTGGAAATTGGTCCCCCGCCGGCAGGAACCTTCGAACTACCAGCTGGAATAGAAGTTATGGATATGAGCAATATGATAGAACAAATGCCCGACATGTCTCAGCTGCCTGGCAATTAA